The following DNA comes from Quercus robur chromosome 1, dhQueRobu3.1, whole genome shotgun sequence.
TACTTGGTTGATATATAGTTCCAACTGAGTTTAATTAATTACACATCTGTTTGTTTGCTACTAATctcttttggattttgattttgattttttttttaatatttaataactaatttaaaaaatatttattgatgttttcatttatttttttggtaaattataaaattgatctCTATCCTTTAATCCATAACTTTTTAATGTGTCAACAGGACACTTTGTCTGCCCACTTAGGAGTTTTTGTTGATGAGTTGACAGTAGAGGCCAAAAtagaattaattttctttttttaaagatggAATAGTAGCAAAATCAAAATGGAGACCAAAATCCGTCATTTTGCTTGGAGAGCCTGCAAAGATGTGTTGCCCACAAAAGAGAACCTAGTCAGACGAAAAGTACTCTCGGACAGCTGTTGTGATGAGTGTAAATTGGCTGAAGAAACATCGGGCCACCTCTTTTGGAGTTGTCAAAGAGCCCGTGAAATTTGGTGTTTGTCTGCTCTGTTTCAAGAATCTCGGATCCAGCATTTTGGTTCGTTCATGGACATGTTATGGTACGTGGTTATGGTGGCCCAGTGGGAGCATAGCGAAGTGGAGATGTTGATCGTGGTGGCTTGGGTGCTTTGGTCAAATAGGAATGAGTGCAGGAATGGAGGGGCGAAGAAATCATGTCAGGCATTGCTGCAAGGGGCGGTGGAGTATTTAGATGCTTACCAAGCATGTGTGACGGAGTTTGGAAGCTCGAAGCAACCACCAGCTGAACCGGTGAAATGGAGGCCTCCCTCTTTGAACCGATACAAAATTAACGTGGACGAGGCTGTGTTCATGGAGCAACGCATGGCAGGTGTGGGGATCTTGATTAGGGACGCTGAGGGTCAACTGATCGGGGCATGTAGCAGGAAGCTTGAAGTTCCTTTGGGTGCCATTGAAGCTGAAGCTAAGGCCGTGGAGTTGGGTCTTATGTTTGCAAGGGATTTGTCCATTCAAGATTTCACTCTTGAAAGTGACTCGTTGACGTTGATTAATGCACTTCAGGACCTGTCTCCTCCTCCATCATCAGTAGCAGCGCTGGTCTTCAGTTCAGTTGCCATGTCCCATTCTTTCAAACGTGTAGATTTTTCACATGTTGGTCGTAATGGCAATAGGCCAGCCCATTTACTTGCAAAACATGCTTTAGGCATTGCAGACTTGTCTGTTTGGGTTGAAGAGAttccttgttttcttgaacaagCTCTCAACCAGGATGTAGTTGTTATCTCTGttgattaataaagtttttgaagtatttcccatcaaaaaaaaaaaaaaaaaatggagaccAAAATAAGAGTTGGCAcaaaatgtagggatcaaaagtatatttttgtcgtgttttattaatatctttttttcatGATAATAGCTAATTTACTTAATCAACACTCTTGtaacaattttcttttggtgAAACAATGTCAGTTTCAGTTGGGTTCAATTTTCTGCCTTCTTAGAGGTGGGAGAAAGAATACAAAACccactcattttttaaaattaaaaaaaaaaaaaaaagagttaattaTCATCCTACAACTTAGGGGCCATttggtaacgttgtttgtattttttgaaaatatgtgtgggtgaaaaagtgtgtagaaatacgtaaaaaatgtgtaaaaatatgtataaagttgtttaaaaactgaaaatatgtatttaaatacatataccaaacaagcccttagtttttgtctttgtacaatttttggtttctttttttaataatgtcaATATTGTTGGTGTACCATATATtctttgattattttctaaaagtTAATGTTTTACCTACTTGCTCTCTTTTAGGCAAGAGACAACCACGTTCATGGAGATCCTTTTTGTTGTATGGGCCACCCGGATGTGGAATGTCTTACTTGGCCAAGGCTGTTGCAAACGAAGTTGATTCTTCTACCTTTTTCAGGTATAACatgattaataatttaatacacATCGTCACATATTTAACCATTTTATTTGCGTATTTGAAATTTCTGCTCAAATATGTGTTTTCTGTGCGAGCTAGGGAGCATCCACTGTTGCTGCTGCTAGTCATATCTTGCAGTTATCACACATATTTTGATTGTGATACATGAGTTCCTTTTTACAAGCGTActtcttttcttaaaatttttacaactttACATTGCATGTTCCTGTGTCTAGCTAGTGATGAGCacattgtgtcaatttattactgatgcgtgtgtgtgtgtgtttttctgCATGTATTTACATGTTGCTTCtttgttgaatttattttctttgtatttttcatataattggCTAAGAAGTTGGCATTTGttaccagttttttttttttttttttttacccaataGTGTCTCTTCATTGGACCTGGTTTCTAAGCCAATGGATGAAAGAGAAAAGCTAGTTTCAAACCTTTTCCAAATGGCTCGTGAAAGTGCTCCTTCAATCATTTTTATCGATAAAATAGATTCTTTATGTGGCCAACATGAAGGAGGCAATGAGAGTGAAGCTTCTAGACATTTCAAAACAGAACTGCTTGCGCAGATGCAGGTATTTGTTTGTACGGCAAgaactttatattttttgttgcctaaatttttctttttaaattatgttaCCTACTTGCATCTGTATTACTTTCCAGTAAATCATTTACGTATattaacaaaaaggaaaaaactttCCAGCTAATTGTCGATATGCGAAAGTGATTTCACATAATGGTTATAGAGTCCATTTGAGGCAAGAAGATAGGCATCATAAAATGGTCCATCACTTATCAtataatgtaaatttttattaataccTTTTTATCATCAATTTATTTCTAGCATAGTTTAGTGCTGTAAACATTGTGTAATAATTACAGCGCTGTAGCTCATAGATTGATGAAGGATTTACATACATCTTTGTATGATATTCTTGGTCTATGCTTATAAGTTGTTACCATGTCACCTCATCATCCTGATTATCACTCGGATGTTAGGTTTCATTTTTGGGCTCATGATGTCTGTTAAGTTGCCTACATTGAACTTTTGTTgctatatatttatgaaattggggACTCTTGAGTACTTTCACCTGTATTTGGCTGTTTCATATGTTGTGCTTACCTTTGTCGCAAGACAAGCTTTGTTGTGTAAAACCTGGCTTTCCATGATCTCGTGAGCCAAGTGTGAGCCTGAATTGGTTTAGTTTACCAAGTTTGGGCAGAGTTCAACTGGGCTTGGCTAGTTTccattgtcttttttttttttttttttttttttttgtagcttTAATTGTTGCTGGCCGTATACTCTCTGGTCAGATTTGGGATTATTCCAAAGTTACAATTAGGCCAAGTTTAGTGTAGACACAACTGATTTTATGAACTTGTAGTGGAAATTGAAGTAAAGAGTTCTAGTCCAGGATTGAGAAATGAAAGGATTAACTGTAGGCGACTGAGTTATGCATTTCTTAAAACTATGGTTTTGTCAAGAAGAAACTTATTAAAGGAGGGTGTATTAAATTAACTTAAGGGAAATATTTCTAGTCATTTTTGGTTTTAACtatgttataataattattgtggTACTTATTGGCGGTTTACTATTTTAAAGCATAATTATGGTTTACACTCAGACCATCTagtcttctttgtttcttttgccCTTTGAACtcctctttttcttattttttttaaagatatttttaaGTTATCATTCTTCCCTTGTACTATTTTCCTATGGATGTGGATGGTCAAGCTTTACACTTAAATTGGTCAGTTTTACGTAATTCTAGCCCTCAAGCTAAAGAATTCCTCTATGATATTGCTTAAAGATTATGGTACTTATTACTGAGGTTTTGAAAGGTATACCAGTAATAAAGTTTGGTTACTTTGTGAAGAGCATTTTGGTGCCTCCAAATAATAGAGAAGTTAATAGTGAAAAATTCATAAGCTGTCACAATAACAATTTTACAAGCCATGCTATAAATTTTCCAGAATGGtttgataaaatcttaattttgaaGTGACAGgacattttttttgtgatgcttTAGGGTGTAGGGCACAACGATCAGAAAGTTCTCATTCTTGCAGCGACGAATACTCCTTATGCTCTAGATGAGGTAAAGGGGAACATGAGAAGTTTGCTTTTTGTAATTGTTTCTTGAATAATTTGAACTGTTATGTGTCTGAGCATTACTAATTGCAGGCCATCCGACAGTGTTTTGACAAGCGTATATACATTCCTCTACCATATGATCAGGCCCGAAAGCACATGTTCAGAGTAACGGACAccataattgaattttttttccttcagtaAAACAAGAGAAGAAAAGATCATCTGGTTATATGAGCATTATTTTTCATGTTCCAGAAAACTTTATGATGTTTGTTTAACCTTTACAGGTGCATTTAGATGGTACTCCTCACAATTTAGAAGAAAGTGATTTTGAAAGCTTAGCTTTCTGGACAGAGGGCTTTTCAGGTTCAGATATTTCTGTTTGTGTAAGTTTGCTGCATACATGAAGATACTTCGTATTTTATGCTATAAACTTTAGTCCaagttgtcttttattttataaatattgtgAGGGAAGTCAATTGGAAATAACTAACCACAGTGACAGTGCCCCTTATATTGTTTTCTTGAATTTGGCAGTTTAAAGGTGCCATGCTGGAACCTGTTCGTAAAACACGAGATGTAACGTTCTTTGTGAAGAATTCTAGTGATATTTGGATTCCATGTGGACCAGAGCAGCCAGGTGCTGTTCAAATTACCATGCTGGAGCTGGCAGCACAAGGACATGCTTCAAAGGTATCGGCAGATAGTTTAGATATGAATAACAGTTACCTTTTTCACTGCTGGCTTTTAGTTTTCTGTTCTTCtctgccaagagccttgtaccTTAGTGGTAACTCTATGGATCATTTGTCAAACCCAAAATCACTATGGAACCAGTTTGCAATTGAATTGacttcaaatttaatttaatttaattcaatgTCTTTGCAAttcaattgttttattttttattttttaaatattcgcagttcaattatttttttggactAGATATAAGTTGAATTGGAAATCTTTAGTTTTTTGTGATTtattgaggattttttttttaattcttaattaaATAGAAACTGGAAAGATGAGCGAAGTTGATGGGATTTGGTCCTTTGTTGGCCAGTTCACATGAATTCATGAATCGTGTTAGAAGTTGTGATTCCCAAAACATGTATTGAATCAAATTCAATTCATGAATCCATGATATGGGCTCAATTTCTACTCACTTTGGCCTCACTGGTTACCAAATGTCGTGAATGATCTCTAAGACAAGTTATGACAAAACATAGATACAATTCCTTTGGTACAATACAATAGGTACTCCAATTGAATTCAAACACATAACTGGATTGAATTTGATTCtccttgagaaatacaatattGTTCGTACTGTATTGGTCAATGTAGACATGTGTTTGAGTTTTATTAAACAAACCTGATATACTGCACCTTAGGAATTGAATCTTAAGATACGCATTTATCTACAAAGTAACCAAATGGTTGTTTCTGATTAACTCCCATGCAGATCCTTCCACCCCCTATTTCAAATGAAGATTTTATGACGGTGCTTGCAAGACAGAGGCCTGCAGTGAGTAAATCTGACCTTGATGTCCATGAGAGATTCACGAAGGAGTTTGGAGAGGAAGGttgaataatttgataaaattttatcacGTTgatccgcacactagttgtgaGAACATTGGTATGATTTGTATGTACTTATGAATCAGTGCTGGATCCAGTGAATTGTATCCTTTATATTAAGCTTCTTCACATGGGGAAGGTGACTTGACTTCCCTGTTTCTGTATTCCGAAGGAAATACTGTGGTTTGATACTTTTGGAATTACTTGTCCCAAATTGTGTAAAGAACAGTTTCAGAATTATGACCCTAGAATGTGAACACGAGGCATATGTGATGCTGATTGCCTTTGATGTTTGGTCCTCTTGTATTTGCATACAATTTTCTGATTTAAAAGTGTATTGATCTTAAGGTTTGATCTAAAGCATTTGCTATGGCTGCTGGAAAATGTTGTTCAGTAGGATGGATGGAGGGTGCCATATAACCAGTCCGCAAATGTAGAAATTTAATGAATTCTTCTACCATTTTCCTTACATCCAAATGTTCCATCATTTTTCAAGGGGCTACGTTTACTGTTAATCTATGAACTGTCCAGTCTATTTTCAGTTTTTCACTGCCTCAATGATCTATACTTGTCCTTAATCtagtttttctttgtgtttatACTGGTTTTTAACTCAAGCAATATCACTCTTCGTCCCATTACAGTTAGTCAGTCATAATGAAATACACAAACCATCTTTTTAAGGCTTAAAATTCTAGACATCAAACTTCCAAATATTTCACATCTTAAGTTCTTCGCGAGTCTAAAAAACATTAATGATGAGATCAAGTATACAGTCTTTAGCCGGTTATGAACAAACGAAAGTATAGAGCTCGTCATTAATAAATgacaattatataattaatgataTGTCTTGTATGCTAATTTATGGATTCTACATAAATTGCATTTCGAATTGCAATATGTAATCCTACAGTTAGTATATTCTTTATACTTTCTGATATGATCCAATAGCTTACTTACAATTACCGGACAAGATGCTCTTCCTTAAGTATATAATACTCCTCACTAATGTATTATAATATACCTTGGTTGAAACTTGAATGTCATATTTGACTCTTTCATTCTCAAAACAGCATAAGCCGGCCAAAAGCCAAAAGAGTTCATATGGAAGCTTTCAAAATTGTTAAACACATACAATCATATGTGTATCATCCGAGTATCTCAGCTTATATGAAAACTTAAACCAAAGAAGCATCATGCCGGCATTTGAACTTGTATTGCTTGGGCTATAAAAAGCGGTTGAATTATTTTGCACAAGCATCATCATTTCCCTTTTTTGGCTACTGCAATCTTGCAATTTTTAACATAAATCACGAGGCTAGTTAAAGTTCTCACTATTCTGTTCTTCATTAGATTTGCTTTCGTGCATGCAACCACTACTGATGCAGAGGTAGGGGATGAGGGAGATAGACAACGTAATAGTTTAGTAAGAGTTAGTACTAAGAGTTCTAGCCCTTTTTCCTACTATGAAAGGAGGCTCTTGTTTTACATTATGAAAATGCCTTAACCTTCAAGAGTGCATTTTCTTTCACAATGAAGAATTAATTACGAAATGTGTTAGTCATATACTGTACAAAACACACAAGAATGCTGATGTGGAATTATGGATCACATCCTCTTTTATATCCTTCAATCCTCTAATTGTAGTTGTCCATATTGAGACTTCCCTTTcgatttcctttttctttttaacaaaaagaaaacaatttctaATATTTGTCAACATTATGAAAATTACAGGCATAGCTGCCTTTATCAGTTCTAAAAAAAACCTGTGTTCCagccccttctctctctctccacaccccccccccccccccacccccaaaaaaaaaaaaaaaaaattccaagagCCTCTTGGCTTAGGGGCACTTTTAGCTCGGTTTTGATCCCTAACCTTAttctgaaaacaaaaaaagccccaaagaaaacaaaatacttgAATACAGCATGCATGGGACAACCATGAAATCTAATAATGCTCCTTTTAAAG
Coding sequences within:
- the LOC126721724 gene encoding protein SUPPRESSOR OF K(+) TRANSPORT GROWTH DEFECT 1-like isoform X2; protein product: MCSNFKEQAMEYVKQAIQEDSAGNYAKAFPLYMNALEYFKAHLKYEKDPKIKEAITQKFPEYLRRAEEIHAVLYDSGPGPASKGDVVEVKVKEEQEAGPGPGPTSAEQIRAESSSGAICESPNTYRIFKEQAIEYVKQAVQEDNAGNYAKAFPLYMNALEYFKTHLKYEKNPKIKEAITQKFSEYLRRAGEIRSVLDDYFGPGPATKGDVDEEQEAGPGPTSAEQIRAELESWGIVREKPKVKWSDVAGLDTAKQALQEAFILPLKFPHFFIGKRQPRSWRSFLLYGPPGCGMSYLAKAVANEVDSSTFFSVSSLDLVSKPMDEREKLVSNLFQMARESAPSIIFIDKIDSLCGQHEGGNESEASRHFKTELLAQMQGVGHNDQKVLILAATNTPYALDEAIRQCFDKRIYIPLPYDQARKHMFRVHLDGTPHNLEESDFESLAFWTEGFSGSDISVCFKGAMLEPVRKTRDVTFFVKNSSDIWIPCGPEQPGAVQITMLELAAQGHASKILPPPISNEDFMTVLARQRPAVSKSDLDVHERFTKEFGEEG